From the Salarias fasciatus chromosome 16, fSalaFa1.1, whole genome shotgun sequence genome, one window contains:
- the LOC115403476 gene encoding ribosyldihydronicotinamide dehydrogenase [quinone]-like, with product MASKTVLIVYAHQSLSSFNAAAKDAAVEVLTAQGCMVAVSDLYAMKFQAAATAEDLIGGIQHPEHFCYAEEAKLAWEEGNLSIDIAEEQRKLNEADLVIFQFPMYWFSVPAIMKGWIDRVLTLGFAFTQEKRYSEGLFKDKKAMLSFTTGSQESMFSENGINGDMNVTLWPLQNGILHYCGFQVLAPQIFWAPSSVPRDECSGMLERWRYRLWGLLGEEPLSFTPLECFEKEGFQLKPEVQEQHAGQEFGLTVGIHLGKRLPPNSQMKSIKAGV from the exons ATGG CATCAAAGACAGTGCTGATCGTTTACGCCCATCAGAGCTTGAGCTCATTCAACGCTGCAGCCAAAGACGCAGCGGTGGAGGTTCTGACGGCTCAGGGCTGCATGGTGGCGGTATCTGACCTGTATGCCATGAAGTTCCAGGCTGCCGCCACCGCTGAAGACCTCATCG GAGGAATACAGCATCCTGAGCACTTCTGCTATGCGGAGGAGGCCAAACTGGCATGGGAAGAGGGCAACCTGTCTATAGACATCGCTGAGGAGCAGCGTAAACTCAATGAGGCAGACCTGGTTATCTTCCAG TTCCCCATGTACTGGTTCAGTGTCCCTGCCATCATGAAGGGCTGGATTGACCGGGTTCTCACTCTGGGTTTCGCTTTCACACAAGAGAAGCGCTACAGCGAGGGACTCTTCAAG GACAAGAAGGCCATGCTCTCCTTCACAACGGGGTCTCAGGAGTCCATGTTTAGTGAAAATGGCATTAATGGAGACATGAATGTCACCCTGTGGCCGCTGCAG AATGGCATCCTGCACTACTGCGGCTTCCAGGTTCTCGCCCCTCAGATCTTCTGGGCGCCGTCCAGCGTTCCCCGTGACGAGTGCAGCGGCATGTTGGAGAGGTGGCGCTACAGACTGTGGGGTCTCCTGGGGGAGGAGCCgctctccttcactcctctcgAATGCTTCGAGAAGGAGGGTTTCCAGCTGAAGCCCGAAGTCCAGGAGCAGCATGCCGGCCAGGAGTTCGGCCTGACCGTGGGGATCCACCTGGGCAAGCGTCTGCCGCCCAACAGCCAGATGAAGAGCATCAAAGCTGGAGTCTGA
- the LOC115403667 gene encoding helix-loop-helix protein 2-like, which translates to MLTPEQQDSDLPWRQTDGRTLLDALSGPCDSTPLEPIDGKAKVHSREEKRRRRRATARYRSAHASRERIRVVAFNVAFAELRKLLPTLPPDKKLSKIEILRLAICYISYLNHVLDV; encoded by the coding sequence ATGTTGACTCCGGAGCAGCAGGACTCTGATCTTccctggagacagacagacggcaGGACCCTGCTGGACGCCCTCAGTGGGCCGTGTGACTCCACACCTTTGGAGCCCATTGATGGAAAAGCAAAGGTGCATTCTCGGGAGGAAAAGAGGCGCAGGAGACGTGCAACAGCAAGATATCGATCAGCACATGCCAGCAGGGAGCGGATTCGCGTCGTCGCCTTCAACGTGGCCTTTGCAGAACTGAGGAAACTGCTCCCAACGCTGCCGCCAGACAAGAAGCTGTCCAAGATTGAAATTTTGCGCCTTGCAATTTGTTACATCTCCTACCTCAACCATGTGCTGGATGTCTAG